In a single window of the Cydia pomonella isolate Wapato2018A chromosome 2, ilCydPomo1, whole genome shotgun sequence genome:
- the LOC133534571 gene encoding uncharacterized protein LOC133534571 — MGIHCDINLRKPLYGNFVPGGIVSGVARYTLDEETVYTKISVSLNGKGYLEVHDTRKKDEADGLIKDEEEYLKEGITVLDDKNGQVLPIDTYDTQFHFQLPLDIPPTLDFVKSSASHTVRCKIIYYLQLKFESPGDCKRFSATINVIPGVNPKLSIEPRIYDKQRKLIQLLRDSFVTLKATINNPVVTPCNKADLLYEIFNDTNVNFKCVESKLVEVISLPREYYNSTFANEIVTDIKTAGVRSGETQTINVEIPIPKDVHSIENSRLISRDYFVKITVYLPLPYRNVTLKVPLQIAGVSKENIMDEDEALTLWEAMNEDDIQSDQYS, encoded by the coding sequence ATGGGGATCCACTGTGACATCAATTTGCGTAAACCATTATATGGAAACTTTGTTCCTGGAGGCATAGTATCAGGCGTTGCTAGGTACACTCTAGACGAAGAAACAGTTTATACTAAGATTTCAGTGTCATTAAATGGTAAAGGATATTTAGAAGTACATGATACTAGGAAGAAAGATGAAGCAGATGGATTAATAAAAGATGAAGAAGAATATTTAAAGGAAGGTATTACAGTTCTGGATGACAAAAATGGGCAGGTCCTGCCCATTGACACTTATGATACACAGTTCCACTTTCAACTGCCACTGGATATACCACCGACACTCGACTTTGTTAAAAGTTCTGCCAGTCATACAGTGCGATGcaagattatttattatttacaattaaaatttgaaagtCCTGGAGATTGTAAGCGTTTTAGTGCAACAATCAATGTTATACCGGGTGTCAATCCGAAGTTATCAATAGAACCAAGGATTTACGACAAGCAGCGGAAACTAATACAATTATTAAGGGACAGCTTTGTTACTCTAAAAGCTACAATTAACAATCCTGTAGTGACGCCTTGCAACAAAGCTGatttattatatgaaatatttaatgatactaatgttaattttaaatgcGTGGAAAGCAAATTAGTGGAAGTAATATCTTTACCAAGAGAATATTATAATTCGACTTTTGCTAATGAAATAGTTACTGATATAAAGACGGCCGGGGTGAGAAGTGGCGAAACCCAAACAATTAATGTAGAAATACCGATACCTAAAGACGTCCACTCTATTGAAAATTCCCGACTCATTTCTCGTGATTATTTTGTGAAGATAACTGTATATCTACCACTACCGTACCGTAACGTCACTCTGAAGGTACCGCTGCAAATAGCAGGTGTTTCTAAAGAAAATATAATGGATGAGGATGAAGCGCTCACCCTTTGGGAAGCAATGAATGAAGATGACATTCAATCTGATCAATATTCATGA
- the LOC133534569 gene encoding arrestin domain-containing protein 5-like, translating to MGISCKIHLKKSREGIHRAGEPISGILSYAIDEPTEYQTAVLSFVGTAKCLWTEYDLVRKSSYTYIGNDEFLSLHTNILKKRPEQTITLDVGTYEFPFEFLLPAEIPSSFHDGYGDIKYHVKVKFMKPSFFSFSTKFEREVTVYGNVNPVTGSESRVYELQKKLFKWFSSIEPIISLKARIAKSFLTPGENALVEVSVANETDTDISDITAELSCRTTYTGERFFSTKAKVVDETIWGCGSITPLIPAYKTVQYSCIIPTLPHLYSIQHSKTISKEYFIKVNINLPFPHRTATCTIPIVIGEGRGGDCLGIVELEDDLESYQVLEQTISETDEPPSYWEVMNEDKGQDEGSTSKH from the coding sequence ATgggtatttcgtgtaaaatacatcttaaaaaatCACGGGAAGGTATCCACCGAGCCGGTGAACCTATCAGCGGAATACTTAGTTACGCGATTGACGAACCAACAGAGTATCAGACAGCTGTTTTATCCTTTGTCGGCACGGCGAAATGCTTATGGACAGAATACGACTTGGTACGTAAATCTAGTTACACCTACATTGGTAATGATGAATTCTTGTCGTTGCATACAAATATTCTAAAGAAACGACCGGAACAAACTATCACACTTGACGTCGGGACATATGAATTTCCTTTTGAATTTCTTTTACCTGCAGAAATACCATCAAGCTTCCATGATGGATATGGTGATATCAAATATCATGTGAAGGTAAAATTTATGAAGCCAAGTTTTTTCAGTTTTTCCACAAAATTTGAGAGAGAGGTCACTGTATATGGCAATGTTAATCCTGTTACTGGAAGTGAATCACGTGTTTATGAGCTACAGAAGAAATTGTTTAAATGGTTTTCTTCTATAGAACCAATAATTTCTCTGAAAGCACGGATTGCTAAGTCCTTCCTGACACCTGGTGAAAATGCCCTTGTAGAAGTGTCAGTGGCTAATGAGACTGACACAGACATAAGTGATATTACTGCAGAACTTTCCTGCAGAACAACTTACACCGGGGAAAGATTCTTTAGTACTAAAGCTAAAGTGGTTGATGAGACAATATGGGGATGTGGAAGTATTACCCCTTTAATACCAGCATATAAAACAGTACAATATTCATGTATAATTCCAACATTGCCACATTTGTATTCAATCCAGCACAGCAAAACTATAAGCAAAGAGTACTTTATAaaagttaatattaatttacCTTTCCCCCATAGAACAGCAACTTGTACAATACCTATAGTAATAGGTGAAGGCAGAGGAGGAGACTGTTTAGGTATTGTGGAGTTAGAGGATGATTTAGAATCTTATCAAGTACTGGAACAAACTATTAGTGAAACTGATGAACCACCATCCTATTGGGAAGTGATGAATGAAGACAAGGGTCAAGATGAAGGCAGCACCAGTAAACATTAG
- the LOC133534570 gene encoding arrestin domain-containing protein 2-like, whose product MGVSCRIYIRKPREGIHRAGQPINGILSYAIDEPTEYQTAVLSLIGTAKCKWTEHDGNHSYTYTGKEVFLSMHVNILNKPSDETITLPVGAYEFRFEFIMPYDIPSSFEDKHSNITYQVKAKFEKPSFFSLTRRFEKQITIYGNVNPSTPVESVTYGLQKKLFRLFSSTDHIVDLKVRISKSFLTPGENATLDLSVINDSDTEIPYLTTELCSRTTYIAEGMFSNKTKVVDKTIGGCTCTTPPVLAYKTANFASVVPTPPHLYSIQHCKIISKEFYIRVNIHLPFPHRNATSVIPVVIGEGHYGDCSGIVELEDNFETGLEATISDPPPSYWEVMNEDKSQDESGLTSKDKE is encoded by the coding sequence ATGGGTGTGTCGTGTCGGATATATATACGGAAACCTCGGGAAGGTATCCACCGGGCTGGTCAACCTATCAACGGGATACTGAGCTACGCAATCGACGAACCAACTGAGTACCAGACGGCTGTTTTATCGCTTATTGGCACGGCGAAATGCAAATGGACTGAACACGACGGTAACCATTCGTACACTTACACCGGAAAAGAAGTATTTTTGTCAATGCATGTGAATATTCTTAATAAACCGTCGGATGAAACAATAACGTTGCCAGTTGGGGCGTACGAATTTCGATTCGAGTTTATCATGCCTTATGATATACCATCCAGCTTTGAAGATAAACATAGCAATATCACCTATCAGGTAAAGGCGAAATTTGAAAAGCCAAGTTTTTTTAGTCTTACAAGGAGGTTTGAGAAACAAATCACTATATATGGAAATGTTAACCCTTCTACTCCCGTAGAATCCGTAACTTATGGACTCCAAAAGAAACTGTTTAGGTTATTTTCTTCTACTGACCATATTGTGGATTTGAAAGTGCGGATTTCAAAATCCTTTTTAACACCTGGTGAGAATGCTACTTTGGATTTGTCTGTGATTAATGATAGTGATACAGAAATACCTTACCTCACAACGGAACTTTGCAGCAGGACAACTTACATAGCAGAAGGGATGtttagtaataaaacaaaagttgttGATAAAACAATTGGTGGGTGTACATGCACCACCCCACCGGTCTTAGCATACAAAACTGCAAACTTTGCAAGTGTAGTTCCAACACCACCACACTTATATTCAATACAGCATTGTAAAATTATAAGCAAAGAGTTCTATATCCgagtaaatattcatttaccGTTTCCACATAGAAATGCCACATCTGTTATACCAGTAGTTATTGGTGAGGGTCATTATGGAGATTGTTCTGGGATCGTAGAACTAGAAGACAATTTTGAAACTGGCCTAGAAGCAACCATTAGTGATCCACCACCATCCTATTGGGAAGTGATGAATGAAGATAAGAGCCAAGATGAAAGTGGGTTGACAAGTAAAGataaagaataa